A single region of the Triticum dicoccoides isolate Atlit2015 ecotype Zavitan chromosome 2B, WEW_v2.0, whole genome shotgun sequence genome encodes:
- the LOC119366496 gene encoding tRNA-specific adenosine deaminase TAD1-like, with amino-acid sequence MLRASSPQRQDGVLWAKAASSAALHQYYALPKKGKPQGRESTVLAAFVLSSPENPLNPTVLSLATGTKCLGAARLGPRGDLVHDAHAEVVARRALLRLIYAEIGTDNPPSWLVASGADGRWRLKDGHQLHLYITQIPCGIMPVPPSPLEVRREQLDTMANSDVGFVQRKPGRGDTTLSVSCFDKITRWCVVGIQGALLSHILEPLYLSTITIGQSSDGAPEGFCIEDNVVKVLGARLSCLSSKFPDPFKPNKPLFFEAPVPPKEFQQTSGDIPPLTCGYSICWNKSGLHEVVLGTTGRKQGTSSKAASSPSTESLLCKIRLAEAFISLEHPLVTKFRHEKLSYRAIKDMACEYQQMLELLRKAPFFGRWRAKPASVDSFTVRR; translated from the exons ATGCTCCGCGCCTCCTCGCCACAGCGGCAAGACGGCGTCCTGTGGGCCAAGGCTGCTTCCTCGGCCGCCCTCCACCAGTACTATGCCCTCCCAAAGAAGGGCAAGCCGCAGGGCCGCGAGTCcaccgtcctcgccgccttcgtgCTCTCCTCTCCAGAGAACCCACTGAACCCCACCGTCCTCTCCCTCGCCACCGGCACCAAGTGCCTCGGCGCAGCACGCCTCGGACCTCGCGGTGACCTCGTCCATGACGCCCACGCCGAGGTCGTCGCCCGCCGCGCGCTGCTCCGCCTCATTTATGCCGAGATTGGCACAGACAACCCACCAAGTTGGCTGGTTGCATCTGGTGCTGATGGGCGATGGAGGCTCAAGGACGGGCATCAGCTGCATCTCTACATCACCCAGATCCCCT GTGGGATCATGCCGGTGCCGCCGTCACCCTTGGAAGTTCGAAGGGAACAATTGGATACCATGGCGAACAGTG ATGTTGGTTTTGTTCAAAGGAAGCCAGGCCGTGGTGATACAACATTGTCAGTGAGCTGTTTTGACAAAATTACTCGCTGGTGTGTCGTTGGGATTCAAG GTGCATTGCTGTCACACATTCTCGAACCCTTGTATTTGTCCACCATTACCATTGGACAATCATCTGATGGTGCACCTGAAGGGTTTTGTATTGAAGATAACGTTGTAAAAGTTCTTGGTGCTCGTTTGTCCTGTCTATCCAGTAAATTCCCTGACCCTTTCAAACCGAACAAG CCACTATTTTTTGAGGCACCTGTCCCCCCTAAAGAATTTCAACAGACTTCGGGAGATATACCCCCTTTGACATGCGG GTATTCAATATGCTGGAATAAATCCGGTTTGCATGAAGTTGTTTTAGGAACAACTGGGAGAAAACAAGGCACATCTTCAAAGGCAGCATCCTCACCCTCCACTGAGTCATTGCTCTGCAA GATAAGATTGGCAGAGGCCTTCATATCACTTGAACATCCATTAGTCACAAAATTCcggcatgagaagctttcttatcgtGCAATTAAG GACATGGCTTGTGAGTACCAGCAGATGCTTGAGCTTCTTAGAAAGGCTCCATTTTTTGGCCGGTGGCGTGCTAAGCCAGCATCCGTTGATTCGTTTACAGTTCGACGGTGA